The sequence GCGACAAGAAGGATTACAAGGCTCATTCGGTCGCGGCTCTTGCGGGCACGGCAACGCGTTATCTACGAAAGCGAAGTGTTAAGAGCTTTGCCCTGCTGCCGCGCAGCGACGCGGCCGCCGCCGAGGTGGCCCAGAATGCTGTTCAAGGCTTTATCACTAGCCAGTTCGAGCTCGATAAATACAAGACCAAAGACAAACGCAGCAAGACCGTCTCGGGATTGATCGTCTGCATCGACGGAGCGAAATCCGGCGATCTCAAGAACGGCATCGCTCGCGGACAGGCTATCGGCGAGTCAATGAACCTGACCCGCGATCTCGCCAATGAGCCGCCGAACATCCTTCAGCCGACCGAGATGGCAAAGCGTGCACAGGCAATGGCCAAGAGCGTCGGCCTTAAGTGTGAGATCTACGACGAAGCGTGGATGACAAAACAGGGCATGGGCTCGCTGATGAGTGTTTCGCTCGGGTCGACCCAGCCGGCGAAACTTATCGTGTTGCGCTACACACCCGCCAAGAGCACGGCAAAAAAGGGCGAATTGCTCGCCCTCGTCGGCAAGGGCATCACGTTCGACACCGGCGGCATCTCGCTCAAGCCGGGCGAAGGCATGGATGCGATGAAATACGACATGTCCGGCGGCGCAACGGTGATCGGCACGATGCGGGCAATTGCGTTGCTTAAGCCGTCCGTGCCGGTGATCGGCGTCGTGGCGGCGGTCGAGAATATGCCTGATGGCGGAGCTTCGCGGCCGGCGGACGTCGTTTACGCGATGAATGGCAAGTCGATAGAGATACTCAATACCGACGCGGAGGGCCGTCTCATCCTTGCCGACGCAGTCGCCTACGCTGAGAAGCAGGGCGCAACACGTATCGTCGATATGGCGACCTTGACCGGTGCGGTGATCATCGCCCTCGGTGCCCATAATACGGGCATTATGGGCAACGATCAGAAGTTCGTCGATGAGATCATCGCCTGCGGCAAAGACGCGGGCGAGGGCTATTGGCAGTTGCCGGTCGGGCCCGAATACAGCAAGGACATCAAATCGGACATCGCCGATATCAAGAACATCGGCCCGAAAGGCAAGGCCGGCACGATCATGGGTGCGGTCTTTATCCAGGAGTTTGTCGATAAGGCGAAATGGGCACACCTCGACATCGCAGGCACGGCATGGGCTGACGGCGTTAAACCTCATCAGGCAAAAGGGCCAACAGCAGTTGCAATTCGCACATTACTAAAACTCGTCGAACGCTCGCAGTAAAGCGTATCGGCCCGAAGGAGAAAAATGATGAAAACTCTTATCCTCGCGACCATGAATGCTCGAAATTTTACTGCGCTGATACTCTCAGTCGGCGTCCTTTTCGTCCTCGGTTTTGCCTGCGGCGGCAGCGGCACGCCACCACCGAGTGAGTATGTCGGGGCATGGACCGGCAATGATGGATCGACGATCACGATCCGTGCGGACGGATCAGGCGATTACAAATCAGGCGGCACAACTGTGACGAATGGCTCGGTCGAAATCGATGATGCGAAGAAGGAGCTAACTATCAAACTCGTCGGCATCGGGCCGACGCTCAAGATCGACAAGGAGCCGTCCGGCAATAAGATGACACTTGGCGGCGTGGTCTATACCAAAGGCGGCGGCTCATCAGACACCAAGAGCGACACAAAGTCTGACTCGAAATCGGATGCAAAACCCGAGATACCGAGCAAGGACAAACTGCAAACACTTGTAAAAACGAGCTTTATGGATTTTAGCGATGCCGTCCAGGCCGAAGATTTTACCGACTTTAATAAAAAGGTCGCTAAAGTTTGGCAGGAACAGACATCGCCGGACGAAATGAAGGATGCCTTTAAGGTCTTTGTCGATAATAAAGCAGACTATAACTTCAAGCGGGCGATCGCATCGCTCGATGCCACGTTCTCGCCGGAACCTACCATCGGTAAGGTCCTCGACCTCGATGCTCTCATCCTGAAAGGCTACTATCCGACATCGCCGGCGCGGGCGAACTTCGAACTCAAGTATGTGATGGAAGACGGCAACTGGAAGCTGGTCGGTATCAACATAAAAACTGAGATAAAGAAGTAACGTAAAGATGAAGATCCACGAATATCAAGGAAAGGCGTTGTTGAAAGATTACGGCGTACCTGTTCCCCGAGGCATCGTCGCGCGGACGCCTGAAGAGGCTGAGGCGGCGGCAAAAGAACTTGGCACCGATGTCGTCGTTGTTAAGGCACAGATCCACGCGGGCGGCCGCGGCAAGGGCGGCGGCGTTAAGCTGGCAAGATCGCCTGAGGAAGCAAAACAGATCGCGTCCGAGATGCTGGGCATGATGCTCGTCACGCACCAGACTGGCCCCGAGGGCCGCGAGGTAAAGACGCTGCTGATCGAGGAAGGCTTGCCGATAGACCGCGAGTTCTATCTGGGAATTACGCTCGATCGAGTGTCGGGCCGCAACGTCTTTATGGCGTCATCTGCAGGCGGCATGGACATCGAAAAGGTTGCCGAAGAGACGCCCGAACTGATCCTGAAGGAGACGATAGATCCATCAGTCGGCCTGCGTGGATTTCAGGCACGAAAGCTCGCGTTCGGCCTCGGCATTCCTAATGACCTGATCAATCAGGCGGCGAAGTTCATGCTCTCGCTCTACGACGCTTACGAGAAGATGGATGCGTCGCTGGTCGAGATCAATCCGTTTCTCCTTACGAAAGACAACCGCCTGATCGCGCTCGACGCCAAGGTCAATTTTGACGACAACGCGATGTTCCGCCACAAGGAATACGCCGACCTTCGCGACCTCAACGAAGAAGAACCGCTCGAGATCGAGGCGTCGAAGTATGACCTCAATTACATCAAGCTCGACGGCAATATCGGCTGCATGGTAAACGGTGCGGGCCTCGCGATGGCGACGATGGATATCATCAAGCTCGCCGGCGGCGAACCCGCGAACTTCCTCGATGTCGGCGGGGGAGCCAGTCAGGAGCGCGTCGAACAAGCCTTTAAGATCCTACTCGCCGACCAGAATGTTAAGGCCGTCCTGATCAACATCTTCGGCGGCATCGTCCGCTGCGACATGGTCGCCAACGGTGTGGTCGCTGCCGCCAAAAACCTCGGCGTCTCGATCCCGATAGTCGCGAGATTAGAGGGCACTAACGTCGAAGAAGGCCGCCGCGTCCTGCGCGACTCCAACATCGGTATCATCCCCGCAACCACAATGAACGACGCCGCCGAGAAGGTCGTCGCTGCTGCGGGATAATGTCTTGCTTTTTTTGGAGCTTTCGGACAGATTAAGCTCATGACTTTCCAACGGATCACAGTCGATTCAAATCGAATGAACGGCCAGCCATGCATACGCAACCTCCGGTTGACCGTTCGGCGTGTCGTCGAGGCCGTGGGTACCTATCCGGACCGCAATGATCTGAAGCGGGAATTTCCCGAGCTTGAGGAAGAAGACATCCGCGAAGCCCTCGCGTACGCAGCGGCCAATCTGGATGACCGCGTTTTCGAACTAGCTTTGAGCAAATGAAGCTCCTGCTCGATCAAGGAGTACCTCGTTCGACTGCGAGTGTCCTTCGAGATGCCGGACTTGACGCCCTTCACGTTGGAGAGATCGGTCTGGCGGATGCCGCAGACGGCGAGATCATTCACCAGGCCGCCCTCGAAAACCGGATCGTTGTAACGACGATCTAGTAGCCGGAGTGATGATCTCGGTAAGTGCAGGTCAAGTACGAGTTCGTCGCCTTCCGGTTGCCTAGCCTACCAGCCCAAGCGGGAGCGGAGCGATGTAATGTGTGCGGTGTGGTGTTTGGAATGCCATGCATAAAGGGCAAGGGCGGCGTCGAGGGTCCATTCGCCGGTTTCGGGGTGGATGAATTGTTTTTGGAAATCGGCCTCGGACATCGAATCGAGCAGAGCCGACCAGCGGGTGTGTATGGAATCGATCAACTGCAGCGAGACATCTACCGGCAGTTTCGTATCGCCCAGATCTGCCCAGCGGTCCTCGTAGTAGGGCTTGATGGTGGGCACGTCGTCCTCGGTCAGGGCGAGCTTGAAGCGGATCAGCGAGTTCATGTGGCTGTCGGCTAGGTGATGGACGGTCTGGCGG is a genomic window of Chloracidobacterium sp. containing:
- a CDS encoding leucyl aminopeptidase gives rise to the protein MKFAGITGNFTEAAAEALAVAVFKGEKASGGLLKELDKLTGGLLAGVMKNEEFKGDAGQTALLRFAPKGKVTATRLLLIGCGDKKDYKAHSVAALAGTATRYLRKRSVKSFALLPRSDAAAAEVAQNAVQGFITSQFELDKYKTKDKRSKTVSGLIVCIDGAKSGDLKNGIARGQAIGESMNLTRDLANEPPNILQPTEMAKRAQAMAKSVGLKCEIYDEAWMTKQGMGSLMSVSLGSTQPAKLIVLRYTPAKSTAKKGELLALVGKGITFDTGGISLKPGEGMDAMKYDMSGGATVIGTMRAIALLKPSVPVIGVVAAVENMPDGGASRPADVVYAMNGKSIEILNTDAEGRLILADAVAYAEKQGATRIVDMATLTGAVIIALGAHNTGIMGNDQKFVDEIIACGKDAGEGYWQLPVGPEYSKDIKSDIADIKNIGPKGKAGTIMGAVFIQEFVDKAKWAHLDIAGTAWADGVKPHQAKGPTAVAIRTLLKLVERSQ
- the sucC gene encoding ADP-forming succinate--CoA ligase subunit beta, coding for MKIHEYQGKALLKDYGVPVPRGIVARTPEEAEAAAKELGTDVVVVKAQIHAGGRGKGGGVKLARSPEEAKQIASEMLGMMLVTHQTGPEGREVKTLLIEEGLPIDREFYLGITLDRVSGRNVFMASSAGGMDIEKVAEETPELILKETIDPSVGLRGFQARKLAFGLGIPNDLINQAAKFMLSLYDAYEKMDASLVEINPFLLTKDNRLIALDAKVNFDDNAMFRHKEYADLRDLNEEEPLEIEASKYDLNYIKLDGNIGCMVNGAGLAMATMDIIKLAGGEPANFLDVGGGASQERVEQAFKILLADQNVKAVLINIFGGIVRCDMVANGVVAAAKNLGVSIPIVARLEGTNVEEGRRVLRDSNIGIIPATTMNDAAEKVVAAAG
- a CDS encoding DUF433 domain-containing protein, which translates into the protein MTFQRITVDSNRMNGQPCIRNLRLTVRRVVEAVGTYPDRNDLKREFPELEEEDIREALAYAAANLDDRVFELALSK
- a CDS encoding DUF5615 family PIN-like protein, producing the protein MKLLLDQGVPRSTASVLRDAGLDALHVGEIGLADAADGEIIHQAALENRIVVTTI
- the bstA gene encoding bacillithiol transferase BstA; the encoded protein is MSSDLRYPIGEFERSNFSDRAENLRSIAELPSKLSAAVAGLTDEQLDTPYRDGGWTIRQTVHHLADSHMNSLIRFKLALTEDDVPTIKPYYEDRWADLGDTKLPVDVSLQLIDSIHTRWSALLDSMSEADFQKQFIHPETGEWTLDAALALYAWHSKHHTAHITSLRSRLGW